In Streptomyces sp. P3, one DNA window encodes the following:
- a CDS encoding LuxR C-terminal-related transcriptional regulator: protein MAADAAGTVEIRGALARLRRATGLPVAFGGLVEPGRRRMRISEFSGAAGLALRGLAVTSGNGLGGKAVALARPCAVTDYSLSRQISHEYDAAVAEEGLRSVLAIPVVVRRRVRGVLYGALRTAQPLGDRTLTAAAQAARDVEQALVVEDEVRGLLTAAGPGFGAGAGPGAAAGEGTAAGPEGAVDWEQVREAHAALRALAPRIADPALRADLLHACRLLASGPPQEPARQPVVLAPRELDVLACVAAGATNGAIAERLGLRAETVKGYLRSAMRRLGAHTRGEAVVAARRAGLLP, encoded by the coding sequence GTGGCAGCAGACGCGGCCGGAACGGTGGAGATTCGCGGTGCGCTGGCGCGGCTGCGCCGGGCGACCGGGTTGCCGGTCGCCTTCGGCGGTCTGGTGGAGCCCGGGCGCCGACGCATGCGGATCAGCGAGTTCAGCGGCGCGGCCGGGCTCGCCTTGCGCGGGCTGGCGGTGACGTCCGGAAACGGGCTCGGCGGCAAGGCGGTGGCACTGGCCCGTCCCTGTGCGGTGACCGACTACTCGCTCTCCCGGCAGATCAGCCACGAGTACGACGCGGCCGTCGCCGAGGAGGGCCTGCGGTCGGTGCTGGCGATCCCGGTGGTGGTCCGGCGCCGGGTGCGCGGGGTGCTGTACGGGGCGCTGCGCACGGCGCAGCCGCTGGGCGACCGTACGCTGACCGCGGCGGCGCAGGCGGCACGGGACGTGGAGCAGGCGCTGGTCGTCGAGGACGAGGTGCGGGGGCTGCTGACGGCGGCCGGGCCGGGCTTCGGAGCGGGTGCCGGGCCGGGTGCCGCCGCGGGCGAGGGAACCGCCGCGGGCCCGGAGGGGGCGGTTGACTGGGAGCAGGTACGCGAGGCGCACGCGGCGCTGCGGGCCCTGGCCCCGCGGATCGCCGACCCCGCGCTGCGCGCCGACCTCCTCCACGCCTGCCGACTGCTGGCCTCGGGGCCGCCGCAGGAGCCGGCCCGGCAGCCGGTCGTCCTGGCCCCGCGAGAACTGGACGTACTTGCGTGCGTGGCGGCGGGGGCGACGAACGGGGCGATCGCCGAGCGGCTCGGGCTGCGGGCGGAGACGGTCAAGGGCTACCTGAGATCGGCGATGCGCAGACTGGGCGCGCACACCCGGGGAGAGGCGGTGGTCGCGGCCCGCAGAGCGGGTCTGCTGCCGTAG
- a CDS encoding AMP-binding protein: MTATELFRRARDFLLEHREDYTTAYGRFEWPRPERFNWALDWFDAIADGNQRTALHIVEEDGSETRRTFAELSERSDRIANWLRGRGVAAEDRILVMLGNQAELWETALAAMKLRAVVIPATPLLGPADLADRVERGRVRHVLVRSADAVKFDEVPGDYTRIAVGGAPEGWQRYEEAYDAPAGFTPDGPTLADDPLMLYFTSGTTARPKLVEHTHTSYPVGHLSTMYWIGLRPGDVHLNISSPGWAKHAWSNLFAPWNAEATVFIHNYTRFDPARLMAEMERAGVTTFCAPPTVWRMLIQADLTQLRTPPREAVAAGEPLNPEVVEQVRRAWGVTVRDGFGQTETAVQIANSPGQELKTGSMGRPAPGYRVELLDPVSGAPGATEGEIALDLSERPVGLMTGYHGDADRSAEAMAGGYYRTGDVGSRDENGYITYVGRSDDVFKASDYKISPFELESALLEHAAVAEAAVVPAPDELRLAVPKAYVVLAEGWEPGPDTAKVLFEHSREVLAAYKRIRRLEFAPLPKTVSGKIRRIELREATAAGSADEYREEDFR, from the coding sequence ATGACGGCGACGGAGCTCTTCCGCAGAGCCCGCGACTTCCTGCTGGAACACCGCGAGGACTACACAACCGCTTACGGGCGTTTCGAGTGGCCCCGCCCCGAACGGTTCAACTGGGCCCTCGACTGGTTCGACGCCATCGCCGACGGCAACCAGCGCACCGCCCTGCACATCGTGGAGGAAGACGGTTCCGAAACCCGCCGCACCTTCGCCGAACTGTCCGAGCGCTCCGACCGGATCGCGAACTGGCTGCGCGGCCGCGGGGTGGCCGCAGAGGACCGCATTCTCGTCATGCTCGGCAACCAGGCCGAACTCTGGGAGACGGCGCTCGCCGCGATGAAACTGCGTGCCGTCGTCATTCCGGCGACGCCGCTGCTCGGCCCCGCCGACCTGGCCGACCGCGTGGAACGAGGCCGGGTCAGGCACGTCCTCGTCCGGTCAGCGGACGCCGTCAAGTTCGACGAGGTCCCGGGCGACTACACCCGGATCGCGGTCGGCGGCGCACCCGAGGGCTGGCAGCGGTACGAGGAGGCGTACGACGCCCCGGCCGGCTTCACGCCGGACGGCCCGACCCTCGCCGACGACCCGCTGATGCTCTACTTCACCTCCGGCACGACCGCCCGGCCCAAGCTGGTGGAGCACACCCACACCTCGTACCCGGTCGGCCACCTGTCCACGATGTACTGGATCGGTCTGCGCCCCGGCGACGTCCACCTCAACATCTCCTCGCCCGGCTGGGCCAAGCACGCCTGGTCCAACCTCTTCGCCCCGTGGAACGCGGAAGCAACCGTTTTCATCCACAATTACACGCGTTTCGACCCGGCCCGGCTGATGGCGGAGATGGAACGGGCGGGCGTGACGACGTTCTGCGCCCCGCCCACCGTCTGGCGCATGCTCATCCAGGCCGACCTCACCCAGCTGCGCACCCCGCCACGCGAGGCGGTGGCCGCGGGGGAGCCCCTCAACCCCGAGGTCGTCGAGCAGGTCCGGCGCGCCTGGGGAGTGACCGTCCGGGACGGCTTCGGCCAGACCGAGACGGCCGTCCAGATCGCCAACAGCCCCGGCCAGGAGCTGAAGACCGGCTCGATGGGCCGGCCCGCCCCCGGATACCGGGTGGAGCTGCTCGACCCGGTGTCGGGCGCGCCCGGCGCGACGGAGGGCGAGATCGCGCTCGACCTGTCCGAGAGACCGGTGGGCCTGATGACCGGTTACCACGGCGACGCCGACCGCAGTGCCGAGGCGATGGCCGGCGGCTACTACCGCACCGGGGACGTCGGAAGCCGTGACGAGAACGGTTACATCACCTACGTGGGCCGGTCCGACGACGTCTTCAAGGCGTCCGACTACAAGATCAGCCCCTTCGAGCTGGAGAGCGCGCTGCTGGAGCACGCGGCGGTGGCGGAGGCGGCCGTGGTCCCCGCCCCGGACGAGCTGCGCCTCGCGGTGCCCAAGGCGTACGTCGTCCTCGCCGAGGGCTGGGAGCCGGGCCCCGACACCGCGAAGGTGCTGTTCGAGCACTCCCGCGAGGTGCTCGCCGCCTACAAGCGGATCCGCCGCCTGGAGTTCGCGCCGCTGCCCAAGACCGTCAGCGGCAAGATCCGCCGCATCGAGCTGCGCGAGGCCACGGCGGCGGGCTCCGCGGACGAGTACCGCGAGGAGGACTTCCGGTGA
- a CDS encoding AMP-binding protein, which yields MLGDTIGQNLDRAVAAWPDREALVDVPSGRRWTYARFGADVDRLAYALLASGVAKGDRVGIWAVNCAEWVFVQYATARIGAIMVNINPAYRTHEVEYVLNQAGISVLFASLSHKTSDYRAMVEQVRRRCPQLRETVYFGDPSWDALLRRGTPDLYEDLCTRRSELSCDDPINIQYTSGTTGFPKGATLSHHNILNNGYSVGESIAYSERDRICVPVPFYHCFGMVMGNLAATSHGACIVIPAPSFDPGATLDAVQQERCTSLYGVPTMFIAELNLPGFADYDLSSLRTGIMAGSPCPVEVMNRLVAEMNMAQVSICYGMTETSPVSTQTRRDDDLEHRTGTVGRVLPHIEVKVVDPVDGVTRPRGLAGELCTRGYSVMLGYWNEPEKTAEVIDAGRWMHTGDLAVMREDGYVEIVGRIKDMIIRGGENIYPREIEEFLYGHPGIRDVQVVGVPHERYGEEVLACVIPADPADPMTLEELRAYCEGRLAHYKIPSRLQILDAFPMTVSGKVRKIELREKYAL from the coding sequence CTGCTCGGGGACACGATCGGGCAGAACCTGGACCGGGCCGTGGCGGCCTGGCCGGACCGCGAGGCACTGGTCGACGTGCCGTCCGGCCGGCGCTGGACCTACGCCCGGTTCGGCGCGGACGTCGACCGGCTGGCGTACGCGCTGCTCGCCAGCGGGGTCGCCAAGGGGGACCGGGTGGGCATCTGGGCGGTCAACTGCGCGGAGTGGGTGTTTGTCCAGTACGCCACCGCCCGCATCGGCGCGATCATGGTCAACATCAATCCGGCCTACCGCACGCACGAGGTCGAGTACGTCCTGAACCAGGCCGGGATCTCCGTGCTGTTCGCCTCCCTCAGCCACAAGACGAGTGACTACCGGGCGATGGTCGAGCAGGTGCGCCGCAGGTGCCCGCAACTGCGCGAGACCGTTTACTTCGGCGATCCGAGCTGGGACGCGTTGCTGCGGCGCGGAACCCCCGATCTGTACGAGGATCTGTGCACGCGCAGGAGTGAGCTGTCCTGCGACGATCCCATCAACATCCAGTACACGTCGGGCACCACGGGCTTCCCCAAGGGGGCCACCCTCTCCCACCACAACATTCTCAACAACGGTTACTCAGTGGGTGAGTCGATCGCCTACAGCGAGCGGGACCGGATCTGCGTCCCGGTGCCCTTCTATCACTGCTTCGGCATGGTGATGGGAAACCTCGCGGCCACCTCGCACGGCGCCTGCATCGTCATCCCGGCGCCGTCCTTCGACCCCGGGGCCACGCTGGACGCCGTCCAGCAGGAACGGTGCACATCCCTGTACGGCGTTCCCACCATGTTCATCGCGGAGCTGAACCTGCCCGGCTTCGCCGACTACGACCTCTCCTCGCTGCGCACCGGCATCATGGCGGGCTCGCCCTGTCCGGTCGAGGTGATGAACCGGTTGGTCGCCGAGATGAACATGGCGCAGGTGTCGATCTGTTACGGCATGACCGAGACCTCGCCCGTCTCCACCCAGACCCGCCGGGACGACGACCTGGAGCACCGTACCGGTACCGTCGGCCGCGTTCTGCCGCACATCGAGGTGAAGGTCGTGGACCCCGTGGACGGCGTGACCCGGCCGCGTGGCCTCGCCGGTGAACTCTGCACCCGCGGATACAGCGTGATGCTCGGTTACTGGAACGAACCGGAGAAGACCGCCGAGGTGATCGACGCGGGACGCTGGATGCACACCGGGGACCTGGCAGTGATGCGGGAGGACGGTTATGTGGAGATCGTCGGCCGCATCAAGGACATGATCATCCGGGGTGGGGAGAACATCTACCCGCGGGAGATCGAGGAGTTCCTGTACGGCCACCCCGGGATCAGGGACGTCCAGGTCGTCGGAGTCCCGCACGAGAGGTACGGCGAGGAGGTGCTCGCCTGCGTGATCCCGGCCGACCCGGCGGACCCCATGACGCTGGAGGAGTTGCGCGCGTACTGCGAGGGCCGCTTGGCGCACTACAAGATCCCGAGCCGGCTGCAGATCCTGGACGCCTTCCCCATGACCGTGTCGGGGAAGGTGCGCAAGATCGAGTTGCGCGAGAAGTACGCCCTCTAG
- a CDS encoding helix-turn-helix domain-containing protein, whose product MSATGDDAFIAAVKPLVDAMGGEMLPPDEAGAEDVVLTWQGVEAVAVRLPQFADSLDHILAAMERRKGKPLADLDRKAKQEVVRILEARGAFSVRHGVETVASALGVSRFTVYNYLNRDKGA is encoded by the coding sequence GTGAGCGCCACCGGCGACGACGCCTTCATCGCGGCCGTGAAGCCGCTGGTCGACGCGATGGGCGGCGAGATGCTCCCGCCGGACGAGGCCGGGGCCGAGGATGTCGTGCTGACCTGGCAGGGCGTCGAGGCCGTCGCCGTGCGTCTGCCCCAGTTCGCCGACTCCCTCGACCACATCCTGGCCGCCATGGAGCGCAGGAAGGGCAAGCCGCTCGCCGACCTGGACCGCAAGGCCAAGCAGGAGGTCGTGCGGATACTCGAGGCGCGCGGCGCCTTCTCCGTGCGGCACGGCGTGGAGACGGTGGCGAGCGCGCTCGGGGTGAGCCGCTTCACCGTCTACAACTATCTCAACCGGGACAAGGGCGCCTGA
- the uraD gene encoding 2-oxo-4-hydroxy-4-carboxy-5-ureidoimidazoline decarboxylase, whose protein sequence is MTSTSPSPGLARFNGLEESAALAVLREACASTAWADRLLAARPYTTADDLYAVSDAATAGLTAADLAEAMAGHPPIGRPLPGDATSAREQRGMTGASEELRAQMLELNLAYQEKFGHVFLICATGRTGEQMRDAVRERLGNAPEREWEIVRAELGRINRIRLARLVEED, encoded by the coding sequence GTGACGTCGACTTCCCCGTCCCCGGGCCTGGCCCGGTTCAACGGCCTCGAGGAGTCCGCGGCCCTCGCCGTGCTCCGTGAGGCGTGCGCCTCGACGGCGTGGGCTGACCGACTGCTCGCGGCCCGCCCCTACACCACCGCAGACGACCTCTACGCGGTGAGCGACGCCGCCACGGCCGGTCTGACCGCCGCCGACCTGGCGGAGGCGATGGCCGGGCACCCGCCGATCGGCCGCCCCCTGCCGGGTGATGCCACGTCGGCCCGTGAACAGCGCGGCATGACCGGCGCCTCCGAGGAGCTCAGGGCGCAGATGCTCGAACTCAACCTGGCCTACCAGGAGAAGTTCGGCCATGTCTTCCTGATCTGCGCCACCGGTCGCACCGGCGAGCAGATGCGCGACGCGGTCAGGGAGCGCCTCGGCAACGCGCCGGAGCGGGAGTGGGAGATCGTCCGGGCCGAACTGGGCAGGATCAACCGTATCCGCCTCGCCCGACTCGTCGAAGAGGACTGA
- the uraH gene encoding hydroxyisourate hydrolase: MSTSTTASVSTHVLDTSAGRPAGGVAVRLLARPGRDADWQALGGSATDADGRCRDLPALPEGTAQVRLDFAVEPYFENKRADPQQDAPAHRDSGAPAVFFPEVAITFAVVPGEHYHVPLLLNPFGYSVYRGS; the protein is encoded by the coding sequence ATGAGCACCAGCACCACCGCCTCGGTGTCCACCCACGTCCTGGACACCTCCGCAGGCCGCCCCGCCGGGGGTGTCGCCGTCCGGCTCCTCGCCCGTCCGGGCCGGGACGCCGACTGGCAGGCGCTCGGCGGCTCCGCGACCGACGCGGACGGCCGGTGCAGGGACCTGCCGGCACTGCCGGAAGGGACCGCCCAGGTACGGCTCGACTTCGCCGTGGAGCCGTACTTCGAGAACAAGCGAGCCGATCCGCAGCAGGACGCCCCCGCGCATCGGGACAGTGGCGCCCCCGCGGTGTTCTTCCCGGAGGTGGCGATCACGTTCGCCGTCGTGCCGGGCGAGCACTACCACGTGCCGCTGCTGCTCAACCCGTTCGGCTACTCCGTATACCGAGGGAGCTAG
- the pucL gene encoding factor-independent urate hydroxylase: protein MADDPRPGRPVLLGQNQYGKAENRVVKITRDGATHHIKDLNVSVALSGDMDEVHYSGSNANVLPTDTTKNTVYAFAKEHGIESAEQFGIHLARHFVTSQEPIRKARIRVEEYAWERIDTSGAASRPSGADDAKHSFVRKGQETRLAQITYDGSSWEVVSGLKDLVVMNSTDSEFWGFVKDEYTTLPEARDRILATQVSARWRFRWSRDEQPAPDWETSYAQVREHLLRAFAETYSLSLQQTLYEMGSRIVDRCEEIDEVRFSLPNKHHFLVDLQPFGLKNDNEVYFAADRPYGLIEATVLRDGCTAMIPADLTNL, encoded by the coding sequence ATGGCAGACGACCCCCGCCCGGGCCGCCCCGTGCTTCTGGGACAGAACCAGTACGGCAAGGCCGAGAACCGCGTCGTGAAGATCACGCGGGACGGCGCCACCCACCACATCAAGGACCTCAACGTCTCCGTGGCGCTCAGCGGAGACATGGACGAGGTCCACTACTCCGGCTCGAACGCCAACGTCCTGCCGACCGACACCACCAAGAACACGGTGTACGCGTTCGCCAAGGAGCACGGCATCGAGTCCGCCGAGCAGTTCGGCATCCACCTCGCCCGGCACTTCGTGACCTCGCAGGAACCCATCAGGAAGGCCCGGATCCGCGTCGAGGAGTACGCCTGGGAGCGGATCGACACCTCCGGCGCGGCCTCCCGCCCCTCCGGCGCGGACGACGCCAAGCACTCGTTCGTCCGCAAGGGCCAGGAGACCCGGCTCGCCCAGATCACCTACGACGGGTCGTCCTGGGAGGTCGTCTCCGGACTCAAGGACCTGGTCGTGATGAACTCGACGGACTCCGAGTTCTGGGGTTTCGTCAAGGACGAGTACACGACACTGCCCGAGGCCCGCGACCGCATCCTGGCCACCCAGGTCTCCGCCCGCTGGCGCTTTCGCTGGTCGCGCGACGAGCAGCCGGCGCCGGACTGGGAGACGTCCTACGCGCAGGTGAGGGAGCACCTGCTGCGGGCCTTCGCCGAGACGTACTCGCTGTCGCTGCAGCAGACCCTGTACGAGATGGGCTCGCGGATCGTCGACCGGTGCGAGGAGATCGACGAGGTCCGCTTCTCGCTCCCGAACAAGCACCACTTCCTCGTCGATCTGCAGCCGTTCGGGCTGAAGAACGACAACGAGGTGTACTTCGCGGCCGACCGGCCCTACGGCCTGATCGAGGCCACCGTCCTGCGGGACGGCTGTACGGCGATGATCCCGGCGGACCTCACCAACCTCTGA
- a CDS encoding 8-oxoguanine deaminase encodes MAAVQRIVVENAAIATVDAEDTEHADGHVVLAGNRIESVGAGRAPEGLQNVVRRIDATGHLVTPGLVNTHHHFYQWITRGLATDHNLFDWLVALYPTWARIDERMVRAAAQGSLAMMARGGVTTAMDHHYVFPRDSGDLSGAIIGAARDMGVRFTLARGSMDRSEKDGGLPPDFAVETLDGALAATEETVVQHHDASFDAMTQVAVAPCSPFSVSTELMSQGAELARRLGVRLHTHGSETVEEEKFCHELFGMGPTDYFESTGWLGEDVWMAHCVHMNDSDIDAFARTRTGVAHCPSSNARLAAGIARVPDMLAAGVPVGLGVDGTASNESGELHTELRNALLINRLGAHREAALNARQALRLGTFGGARVLGRAAQIGSLEPGKLADLVLWKLDTLAHASIADPVTALVFGAAAPVTASFVNGRQIVENGRLATVDEDAVARSTREEARRLARIAAQG; translated from the coding sequence ATGGCAGCAGTCCAGCGCATCGTCGTCGAGAACGCCGCGATCGCGACCGTAGACGCCGAGGACACCGAGCACGCGGACGGCCATGTCGTCCTCGCGGGAAACCGCATCGAGTCCGTCGGCGCCGGCCGGGCCCCCGAGGGCCTTCAGAACGTCGTACGCCGCATCGACGCGACCGGGCATCTGGTCACGCCCGGCCTGGTCAACACCCACCACCACTTCTACCAGTGGATCACCCGGGGGCTGGCCACCGACCACAACCTCTTCGACTGGCTCGTGGCCCTCTACCCGACGTGGGCGCGCATCGACGAGCGGATGGTCCGCGCGGCCGCCCAGGGCTCCCTGGCGATGATGGCCCGCGGCGGCGTCACCACCGCCATGGACCACCACTACGTCTTCCCGCGGGACTCCGGCGACCTCTCCGGCGCGATCATCGGCGCCGCGCGGGACATGGGCGTCCGGTTCACCCTCGCCCGCGGCTCCATGGACCGCAGCGAGAAGGACGGCGGCCTGCCCCCCGACTTCGCGGTGGAGACGCTGGACGGCGCCCTCGCCGCCACCGAGGAAACCGTCGTCCAGCACCACGACGCCTCCTTCGACGCGATGACACAGGTCGCCGTCGCCCCGTGTTCGCCGTTCTCCGTCTCCACCGAACTGATGAGCCAGGGAGCCGAGTTGGCCCGTCGGCTCGGCGTGCGCCTGCACACCCACGGCTCGGAGACGGTCGAGGAGGAGAAGTTCTGTCACGAGCTGTTCGGGATGGGCCCGACCGACTACTTCGAGTCCACCGGCTGGCTCGGCGAGGACGTGTGGATGGCGCACTGCGTCCACATGAACGACTCCGACATCGACGCCTTCGCCCGCACGAGGACGGGCGTCGCCCACTGTCCGTCGTCGAACGCCCGGCTGGCGGCCGGCATCGCCCGCGTCCCCGACATGCTGGCGGCCGGCGTCCCGGTGGGCCTCGGCGTTGACGGCACGGCGTCCAACGAGTCGGGCGAACTGCACACCGAACTGCGCAACGCCCTGCTCATCAACCGCCTCGGAGCGCACCGCGAGGCCGCGCTGAACGCCCGTCAGGCACTGCGTCTCGGTACCTTCGGCGGGGCCCGGGTACTGGGCCGTGCCGCGCAGATCGGCTCCCTGGAGCCGGGCAAGCTCGCCGACCTGGTCCTGTGGAAGCTGGACACCCTCGCGCACGCCTCCATCGCCGACCCGGTCACCGCTCTGGTCTTCGGCGCGGCGGCCCCGGTCACCGCCTCCTTCGTGAACGGCCGTCAGATCGTCGAGAACGGACGGCTGGCGACCGTCGACGAGGACGCCGTCGCCCGCTCGACCCGCGAAGAGGCCCGACGGCTGGCACGCATCGCCGCGCAGGGCTGA
- a CDS encoding 3'-5' exoribonuclease: MTARRVKPSLYISVDVEADGPIPGPYSLLSLGAAVAGRQDADGFTAADPARQTFYRELRPISDRFVPEALAVSGLDRARLLREGRDPALALAEFSRWVRKVGEDAQPVMCGYPASYDWTFLYWYLIRFTGESPFGHSGCLDMKTLYAVKAGLPLRAVAKRTMPAELLPRRPHTHHALDDAVEQAELFANLMAWPGPGSPG, translated from the coding sequence ATGACCGCACGACGAGTGAAACCCAGTCTCTACATCTCGGTGGACGTCGAGGCGGACGGACCGATCCCGGGGCCGTACTCGTTGCTGAGCCTGGGCGCCGCGGTCGCGGGTCGCCAGGACGCCGACGGGTTCACCGCGGCCGACCCCGCCCGTCAGACCTTCTACCGTGAACTGCGGCCGATCAGCGACCGGTTCGTTCCCGAGGCACTCGCCGTGAGCGGGCTCGACCGTGCCCGCCTTCTCCGGGAAGGGCGGGACCCCGCCCTGGCGCTCGCCGAGTTCAGCCGGTGGGTGCGCAAGGTGGGCGAGGACGCGCAACCGGTGATGTGCGGCTACCCGGCCTCGTACGACTGGACGTTCCTGTACTGGTATCTGATCCGCTTCACCGGGGAGAGTCCGTTCGGGCATTCCGGCTGCCTCGACATGAAGACGCTGTACGCCGTCAAGGCGGGGCTGCCGCTGCGGGCGGTGGCGAAGCGGACGATGCCGGCCGAGCTGCTGCCCCGGCGCCCCCACACGCATCACGCGCTGGACGACGCGGTCGAGCAGGCCGAGCTCTTCGCGAACCTCATGGCGTGGCCGGGGCCCGGTTCCCCCGGGTGA
- a CDS encoding thioesterase family protein: protein MSEPFSVRVTVRGYETDVQGHLNQSVYINYAEHARWSLLQAAGISQAGLIGRGVGPVALETTIRYRRELLAGDEVDVSCVFEWGGGKTFRIQQTITRADGTVAAELSAVGGLLDLKERRMVANPQDYFKELAAEPALFGL, encoded by the coding sequence GTGAGCGAGCCGTTTTCCGTCCGGGTCACCGTCCGCGGATACGAGACCGACGTGCAGGGACACCTCAACCAGAGCGTGTACATCAACTACGCGGAACACGCTCGCTGGTCGTTGCTGCAGGCGGCGGGTATCAGCCAGGCCGGCCTGATCGGCAGGGGCGTGGGCCCGGTCGCCCTGGAGACCACCATCCGCTACCGGCGTGAACTGCTCGCCGGGGACGAGGTCGACGTGTCCTGCGTCTTCGAGTGGGGCGGCGGCAAGACGTTCCGCATCCAGCAGACCATCACCAGGGCGGACGGCACGGTCGCCGCCGAACTGAGCGCGGTGGGCGGCCTGCTGGACCTGAAGGAACGCAGGATGGTCGCGAACCCGCAGGACTACTTCAAGGAACTGGCCGCCGAACCGGCCTTGTTCGGCCTCTAG
- a CDS encoding pyridoxal phosphate-dependent aminotransferase, translating to MEFRQSNKLSEVCYEIRGPVIEHADALEAAGHSVLRLNTGNPALFGFEAPEEILQDMIRMLPRAHGYTDSRGVLSARRAVAGRYQTLGLEVGVDDVFLGNGISELISMAVQALVEDGDEILIPAPDFPLWTAVTTLAGGKAVHYLCDEQADWYPDLDDMASKITARTKAVVIINPNNPTGAVYPKEIIEGILDLARRHGLMVFADEIYDRILYDDAVHHSVAALAPDLVVLTFCGLSKTYRVAGFRSGWLVVTGPKQHARNYLEGLTMLASMRLCANAPAQYAIQAALGGRQSIHELTAPGGRLHEQRTVAWEKLNEIPGVSCVKPKGSLYAFPRLDPKVHKIHDDEKFVLDLLLREKIQVVQGTGFNWPAPDHFRILTLPHADDLEAAIGRIGRFLSGYRQ from the coding sequence ATGGAGTTCCGGCAGTCGAACAAGTTGAGCGAGGTCTGTTACGAGATCCGCGGCCCGGTGATCGAGCACGCCGACGCACTCGAGGCGGCCGGTCACAGCGTCCTGCGCCTGAACACCGGCAACCCCGCGCTCTTCGGGTTCGAGGCGCCGGAGGAGATCCTCCAGGACATGATCCGGATGCTGCCCCGGGCGCACGGCTACACCGACTCGCGCGGCGTCCTGTCGGCCCGCCGCGCGGTGGCGGGGCGCTACCAGACGCTGGGCCTGGAGGTCGGCGTCGACGACGTCTTCCTCGGCAACGGCATCTCCGAGCTGATCTCCATGGCCGTGCAGGCCCTGGTCGAGGACGGCGACGAGATCCTCATTCCCGCCCCCGACTTCCCCCTCTGGACGGCGGTCACCACCCTCGCCGGCGGCAAGGCCGTCCACTACCTCTGCGACGAACAGGCCGACTGGTACCCGGACCTGGACGACATGGCGTCGAAGATCACCGCCCGCACCAAGGCCGTCGTCATCATCAACCCCAACAACCCCACCGGCGCGGTCTACCCGAAGGAGATCATCGAGGGCATCCTCGACCTCGCCCGCCGGCACGGTCTCATGGTCTTCGCCGACGAGATCTACGACCGGATCCTGTACGACGACGCCGTGCACCACTCGGTCGCGGCCCTCGCCCCGGACCTCGTCGTGCTGACCTTCTGCGGACTGTCGAAGACCTACCGGGTGGCCGGCTTCCGGTCGGGCTGGCTGGTGGTCACCGGCCCGAAACAGCACGCCAGGAACTATCTGGAGGGCCTGACCATGCTGGCGTCCATGCGGCTGTGCGCCAACGCGCCCGCCCAGTACGCCATCCAGGCCGCGCTCGGCGGCCGCCAGTCCATCCACGAACTGACCGCGCCCGGCGGCCGCCTGCACGAGCAGCGCACCGTGGCCTGGGAGAAGCTCAACGAGATCCCCGGCGTGTCCTGCGTGAAGCCGAAGGGGTCGCTGTACGCGTTCCCCCGCCTGGACCCCAAGGTGCACAAGATCCACGACGACGAGAAGTTCGTCCTGGACCTGCTGCTGCGGGAGAAGATCCAGGTCGTCCAGGGCACCGGCTTCAACTGGCCGGCCCCGGACCACTTCCGCATCCTCACCCTCCCGCACGCCGACGACCTGGAGGCGGCCATCGGGCGGATCGGCCGCTTCCTGAGCGGCTACCGACAGTAG
- a CDS encoding helix-turn-helix domain-containing protein, whose product MSPRRSYDQYCSAARALDVVGDRWTLLIVRELLAGPRRYTDLHADLPGVSTDVLASRLKDMERDGLATRRRLPPPGAAYVYELSGRGAELLPVLQALGVWGEGELGERRPTDALRAHWFALPLLRGLQSGGVDEGLVEVRLEEGAFHLHVGEAGGPVYGDGRAPREPDALLTLDSGAAAAVARGELGVLDAVRAGRIEVAGEGPPAKALRSA is encoded by the coding sequence ATGTCACCTCGCCGAAGCTACGACCAGTACTGTTCCGCCGCACGCGCCCTCGACGTCGTCGGCGACCGCTGGACCCTGCTGATCGTCCGGGAGTTGCTCGCCGGCCCGCGCCGGTACACGGACCTGCACGCCGACCTGCCGGGCGTCAGTACGGACGTACTCGCCTCACGACTGAAGGACATGGAGCGGGACGGGCTGGCCACCCGGCGCAGGCTGCCCCCGCCGGGCGCGGCGTACGTCTACGAACTCAGCGGGCGGGGAGCGGAGTTGCTGCCGGTGCTGCAGGCCCTGGGGGTGTGGGGGGAGGGCGAACTGGGCGAGCGACGGCCCACCGACGCCCTGCGCGCCCACTGGTTCGCGCTGCCGCTGCTGCGCGGCCTGCAGAGCGGCGGGGTGGACGAGGGGCTGGTCGAAGTACGGCTGGAGGAAGGTGCGTTCCACCTCCACGTCGGGGAGGCCGGCGGGCCGGTCTACGGCGACGGCCGCGCCCCCCGGGAGCCCGACGCCCTGCTGACACTGGACTCAGGCGCCGCCGCGGCCGTCGCCCGGGGGGAGCTGGGCGTGCTGGACGCCGTGCGCGCCGGCCGGATCGAGGTGGCCGGCGAGGGCCCGCCGGCGAAGGCGCTGCGGTCGGCATGA